The following are encoded together in the Chaetodon auriga isolate fChaAug3 chromosome 4, fChaAug3.hap1, whole genome shotgun sequence genome:
- the smarca4b gene encoding SWI/SNF-related matrix-associated actin-dependent regulator of chromatin subfamily A member 4 isoform X1 gives MSTPDPPMGGTPRPGPSPGPGPSPGAMLGPSPGPSPGSSHSMMGPSPGPPSSGHSQPGPSGYGQDSMHPLHKPLESMHEKGMSEESRFSQMKGLPMRQGGHSGMGPPPSPLDQHSQGYHSPLGGSDHSSPVPSNGPPSGPLMPSSSSSSSSGGPGSASASLDGPSGDQHTLGSNNRSGPPVSSGPGPSPGPSLGSSVPTLASGLESGGPTGPTPFNQNQLHQLRAQIMAYKMLARGQPLPDHLQMAVQGKRPMPGMQQQQPMPSLAPVAGGGPGGGPVGPGPGPLGSGYSRAHGMMGPNMPPPGPSGTPAGMQGQNPNGPPKSWPEGPMVNAAAPSNAPQKLIPPQPTGRPSPAPPSVPPAASPVMPPQTQSPGQPAQPTPMMPYHAKQNRITPIQKPCGLDPVEILQEREYRLQARITHRIAELENLPGSLAGDLRTKATIELKALRLLNFQRQLRQEVVVCMRRDTALETALDAKAYKRSKRQSLREARITEKLEKQQKIEQERKRRQKHQEYLNSILQHAKDFKEYHRSITGKMQKLTKAVATYHANTEREQKKENERIEKERMRRLMAEDEEGYRKLIDQKKDKRLAYLLQQTDEYVANLTELVRAHKAAQALKEKKKKKKKKKKVWKTAGEGYARTVCTADIRKCNHCHSYAICVCISQHLLVLQLEIAEGQTPSMGPDGEPLDETSQMSDLPVKVIHVDSGNILTGVDAPKAGQLETWLEMNPGYEVAPRSDSEDSEEEEEEEEEEDEPQPSSTPVEEKKKITDPDSEDVSEVDVRHIIENAKQDVDDEYSGAAFARGLQSYYSVAHAVTEKVEKQSSLLINGQLKQYQIKGLEWLVSLYNNNLNGILADEMGLGKTIQTIALITYLMEHKRLNGPYLIIVPLSTLSNWVYEFDKWAPTVVKVSYKGSPAARRAFVPQLRSGKFNVLLTTYEYIIKDKQVLAKIRWKYMIVDEGHRMKNHHCKLTQVLNTHYLAPRRVLLTGTPLQNKLPELWALLNFLLPTIFKSCSTFEQWFNAPFAMTGEKVDLNEEETILIIRRLHKVLRPFLLRRLKKEVEAQLPEKVEYVIKCDMSSLQRVLYRHMQAKGVLLTDGSEKDKKGKGGTKTLMNTIMQLRKICNHPYMFQQIEESFSEHLGFSGGIVQGPDLYRASGKFEVLDRILPKLRATNHKVLLFCQMTSLMTIMEDYFAYRSFKYLRLDGTTKAEDRGMLLKTFNDPESEYFIFLLSTRAGGLGLNLQSADTVVIFDSDWNPHQDLQAQDRAHRIGQQNEVRVLRLCTVNSVEEKILAAAKYKLNVDQKVIQAGMFDQKSSSHERRAFLQAILEHEEQDEEEDEVPDDETVNQMIARSEEEFDQFMRMDLDRRREEARNPRRKPRLMEEDELPTWIMKDDAEVERLTCEEEEEKMFGRGSRQRKEVDYSDSLTEKQWLKSVFPAQAIEEGTLEEVEEEVRHKKTTRKRKRDRDLDLPGPSSSSGGRGRGDKDEDGKRQRKRGRPPAEKLSPNPPALTKKMKKIVDAVIKYKDSTSGRQLSEVFIQLPSRKELPEYYELIRKPVDFRKIKERIRGHRYRSLGDLERDVMLLFQNAQTFNLEGSLIYEDSIVLQSVFTSLRQKIEKEEESEGEESEEEEEELEEGSESETRSVKVKIRLGRKDKGGDRGKGRSRRTGRTRAKPVVSDDDSEDEQEEERSPSATDEES, from the exons ATGTCAACACCTGATCCCCCAATGGGAGGCACCCCTCGCCCAGGTCCTTCCCCTGGCCCGGGTCCCTCCCCTGGGGCCATGCTGGGCCCCAGCCCGGGGCCCTCCCCTGGCTCCTCTCACAGTATGATGGGCCCCAGCCCTGGCCCTCCCTCCTCTGGGCACTCCCAGCCAGGGCCCTCTGGATACGGCCAGGACAGCATGCACCCTCTGCACAAA CCCTTGGAGAGCATGCATGAGAAGGGCATGAGCGAGGAGAGCCGCTTCAGTCAGATGAAGGGACTGCCTATGAGACAGGGCGGGCACAGTGGAATGGGCCCCCCACCCAGTCCTCTAGACCAGCACTCGCAAG gtTACCATTCTCCCTTAGGGGGCTCTGACCACTCCAGCCCTGTCCCTTCAAATGGTCCTCCGTCTGGGCCTCTCATgccatcatcctcttcttcctcctcctctggtggtCCCGGTTCTGCCTCTGCATCTTTAGATGGCCCCAGTGGAGATCAACACACTCTAGGTTCCAATAACCGGTCTGGCCCTCCAGTTAGCTCCGGCCCAGGCCCCAGCCCTGGACCCAGTCTTGGCTCCAGTGTCCCCACCCTCGCATCTGGTCTTGAATCTGGAGGTCCGACAGGCCCTACTCCCTTCAATCAGAACCAGCTACATCAACTCAGAGCCCAGATCATGGCTTATAAGATGCTGGCCCGGGGGCAACCCCTGCCGGACCACCTACAGATGGCTGTCCAGGGGAAGAGGCCAATGCCtgggatgcagcagcagcagcccatGCCCAGCCTGGCTCCTGTAGCTGGAGGTGGACCAGGGGGTGGACCAGTAGGACCAGGGCCTGGACCACTGGGCTCAGGCTACAGTCGAGCTCATG GAATGATGGGTCCCAACATGCCTCCTCCAGGGCCATCTGGTACTCCAGCTGGGATGCAGGGACAAAACCCAAATGGACCTCCCAAGTCCTGGCCTGAAG GCCCCATGGTGAATGCAGCAGCCCCCTCCAATGCACCCCAAAAGCTCATTCCCCCTCAGCCCACCGGCAGGCCCTCTCCTGCCCCCCCTTCAGTGCCCCCCGCTGCCTCCCCAGTAATGCCTCCACAGACCCAGTCCCCCGGACAGCCGGCACAGCCTACTCCCATGATGCCTTACCACGCCAAGCAGAACCGCATTACCCCCATCCAGAAACCCTGCGGCCTCGATCCTGTGGAGATACTGCAGGAGAGGGAGTACAG GTTACAGGCTCGTATCACTCATCGTATCGCTGAACTGGAGAACCTGCCGGGCTCTCTGGCCGGTGATCTTCGTACCAAAGCTACAATAGAGCTCAAAGCCCTCCGCCTGCTTAACTTCCAGAGACAG CTGCGtcaggaggtggtggtgtgTATGCGCCGTGACACAGCTCTAGAGACGGCCCTTGATGCCAAGGCCTACAAGCGAAGCAAGCGTCAGTCTCTGCGAGAGGCCCGCATCACAGAGAAActggagaaacagcagaagattGAGCAAGAGCGCAAACGCAGGCAGAAACATCAG GAGTACCTCAACAGCATCCTGCAGCACGCCAAAGACTTCAAAGAGTACCACCGCTCCATCACAGGCAAAATGCAGAAACTGACCAAAGCCGTGGCGACTTACCACGCTAACACTGAACGGgagcagaagaaagagaatgagCGTATcgagaaagagaggatgaggaggcttATG gctgaggatgaggagggctATCGTAAACTGATTGACCAGAAGAAGGATAAGCGTCTGGCTTACCTGCTGCAGCAAACTGACGAGTATGTCGCCAACCTCACTGAGCTGGTCAGAGCTCACAAAGCGGCACAGGCTctcaaggagaagaagaagaagaagaagaaaaagaagaaggtaTGGAAAACAGCCGGAGAGGGATACGCACGCACAGTCTGCACCGCCGATATTAGGAAGTGTAATCATTGTCACTCGTATGCGATCTGCGTTTGCATTAGTCAACATCTTCTTGTCTTGCAGTTGGAGATTGCTGAGGGTCAGACTCCGTCCATGGGCCCTGATGGAGAG CCTCTGGATGAGACGAGTCAGATGAGTGACCTGCCTGTGAAGGTCATCCATGTAGACAGTGGGAACATCCTGACAGGAGTGGATGCTCCTAAAGCTGGACAGCTGGAGACCTGGCTGGAGATGAACCCTGG TTATGAGGTGGCTCCCCGCTCAGACAGTGaagacagcgaggaggaggaagaggaggag gaggaagaagacgagCCTCAACCATCTTCTACTCCggtggaagaaaagaagaagattaCAGACCCTGACAGCGAAGACGTGTCAGAGGTGGACGTCCGACACATCATCGA aaATGCTAAACAGGATGTGGATGATGAATATAGTGGTGCAGCATTCGCCCGAGGGCTGCAGTCTTATTATTCTGTGGCTCACGCTGTCacagagaaggtggagaaacaGTCCAGTTTGTTAATAAATGGACAACTCAAACAGTATCAG ATTAAAGGTCTGGAGTGGCTGGTTTCCCTCTACAACAATAACCTGAATGGGATCCTGGCGGACGAGATGGGTCTGGGAAAAACCATCCAGACTATCGCCCTCATCACGTACCTCATGGAGCACAAACGGCTCAATGGACCCTACCTCATTATTGTACCCCTCTC AACTCTCTCTAACTGGGTGTATGAGTTTGACAAGTGGGCACCGACAGTCGTCAAAGTGTCCTACAAG gGGTCTCCTGCTGCCAGAAGAGCCTTCGTCCCTCAGCTGCGCAGTGGAAAGTTTAACGTTTTACTCACCACTTACGAGTACATCATCAAGGATAAACAAGTGCTGGCCAAG aTTCGTTGGAAGTACATGATTGTGGACGAAGGCCACCGTATGAAGAATCATCACTGTAAGCTGACCCAGGTCCTGAACACCCACTACCTGGCCCCACGGCGAGTCCTGCTGACAGGAACGCCGCTGCAGAACAAACTACCTGAGCTCTGGGCGCTCCTAAACTTCCTCCTGCCCACCATCTTCAAGAGCTGCAGCACCTTCGAGCAGTGGTTCAACGCTCCTTTTGCCATGActggagagaag GTGGACCTTAACGAAGAGGAGACCATCCTCATCATCCGTCGTCTCCACAAAGTGCTTCGCCCCTTCCTGTTACGCAGATTAAAGAAGGAAGTGGAGGCACAGCTTCCAGAGAAG GTGGAATACGTGATCAAGTGTGACATGTCGTCTCTTCAGAGGGTGCTGTACAGGCACATGCAGGCCAAGGGGGTCCTGCTCACTGATGGatcagagaaagacaagaag GGTAAAGGAGGCACAAAGACGTTGATGAACACCATCATGCAGCTGAGGAAGATCTGCAACCACCCTTATATGTTCCAGCAAATAGAG GAATCATTCTCTGAACATTTAGGATTCTCTGGTGGGATAGTCCAGGG CCCTGACCTGTATCGGGCATCAGGAAAGTTTGAGGTGTTGGATCGAATCCTTCCAAAGCTCAGAGCCACAAACCACAAAGTGCTGCTCTTCTGTCAGATGACTTCACTCATGACAATCATGGAGGACTACTTTGCCTATCGCAGCTTCAAGTATCTGCGTCTGGATG GCACTACGAAGGCTGAGGATAGAGGGATGTTACTGAAGACATTCAATGACCCAGAGTCGGAGTACTTTATCTTCCTCCTGAGCACAAGAGCCGGAGGCCTCGGTCTCAACTTGCAGTCTGCTGACACTGTGGTTATTTTTGACTCTGACTGGAACCCACATCAG GACCTGCAGGCTCAGGACCGAGCCCACCGTATCGGTCAGCAGAATGAGGTGCGTGTATTGCGTCTCTGTACTGTCAACAGTGTGGAAGAGAAAATCTTGGCCGCTGCCAAGTACAAACTAAACGTGGACCAGAAGGTCATCCAGGCCGGCATGTTTGACCAGAAGTCTTCCAGCCACGAGCGCCGAGCCTTCCTGCAGGCCATCCTGGAACACGAGGAGCAAGACGAG gaggaggacgaggtgCCAGATGATGAGACGGTCAACCAGATGATTGCcaggagtgaggaggagttCGACCAGTTCATG cgAATGGATCTAGACCGGCGTCGTGAGGAGGCCCGCAACCCGCGGCGAAAACCTCGTctgatggaggaggatgagctGCCCACCTGGATCATGAAGGACGACGCTGAGGTTGAACGTCTGACctgcgaggaagaggaggagaaaatgtttGGACGAGGCTCTCGGCAGCGAAAGGAGGTGGACTACAGCGATTCACTGACAGAGAAGCAGTGGCTCAAG TCTGTCTTTCCCGCGCAGGCGATAGAGGAGGGCAcactggaggaggtggaggaagaggtaaggcacaaaaaaacaacccgCAAGAGGAAGCGGGACCGCGACCTGGATCTCCCCggtccctcctcttcctcgggGGGACGAGGGCGGGGGGACAAAGATGAAGATGGGAAGcggcagaggaagaggggacGACCGCCCGCTGAGAAACTCTCCCCCAACCCCCCGGCCCTCacgaagaagatgaagaagattGTAGACGCTGTCATCAAGTATAAAGACAG CACCAGCGGGCGTCAGCTGAGCGAGGTGTTCATCCAGCTGCCATCTCGGAAAGAGCTGCCAGAGTACTACGAACTGATCCGCAAGCCTGTGGACTTCAGGAAGATCAAG GAGAGGATTCGAGGCCATCGTTACCGCAGTCTGGGTGACCTGGAGAGAGACGTCATGCTGCTCTTCCAGAACGCTCAGACCTTCAACCTGGAGGGGTCACTG ATATATGAAGACTCCATCGTCCTCCAGTCAGTGTTTACCAGTTTGAGGCAAAAGAtcgagaaggaggaggaaagtgaaggagaggagagtgaggaagaggaggaggagctggaggaaggatcagagtctgaaa CTCGctcagtgaaagtgaaaatccGACTTGGAAGGAAGGATAAAGGTGGAGATCGAGGGAAGGGACGCAGCAGACGAACAGGACGCACCAGAGCAAAGCCTGTGGTCAGTGATGATGACTCTGAGGACGAGCAGGAAGAG GAGCGCTCCCCCAGTGCCACTGATGAGGAGTCCTGA
- the smarca4b gene encoding SWI/SNF-related matrix-associated actin-dependent regulator of chromatin subfamily A member 4 isoform X4, protein MSTPDPPMGGTPRPGPSPGPGPSPGAMLGPSPGPSPGSSHSMMGPSPGPPSSGHSQPGPSGYGQDSMHPLHKPLESMHEKGMSEESRFSQMKGLPMRQGGHSGMGPPPSPLDQHSQGYHSPLGGSDHSSPVPSNGPPSGPLMPSSSSSSSSGGPGSASASLDGPSGDQHTLGSNNRSGPPVSSGPGPSPGPSLGSSVPTLASGLESGGPTGPTPFNQNQLHQLRAQIMAYKMLARGQPLPDHLQMAVQGKRPMPGMQQQQPMPSLAPVAGGGPGGGPVGPGPGPLGSGYSRAHVGMMGPNMPPPGPSGTPAGMQGQNPNGPPKSWPEGPMVNAAAPSNAPQKLIPPQPTGRPSPAPPSVPPAASPVMPPQTQSPGQPAQPTPMMPYHAKQNRITPIQKPCGLDPVEILQEREYRLQARITHRIAELENLPGSLAGDLRTKATIELKALRLLNFQRQLRQEVVVCMRRDTALETALDAKAYKRSKRQSLREARITEKLEKQQKIEQERKRRQKHQEYLNSILQHAKDFKEYHRSITGKMQKLTKAVATYHANTEREQKKENERIEKERMRRLMAEDEEGYRKLIDQKKDKRLAYLLQQTDEYVANLTELVRAHKAAQALKEKKKKKKKKKKLEIAEGQTPSMGPDGEPLDETSQMSDLPVKVIHVDSGNILTGVDAPKAGQLETWLEMNPGYEVAPRSDSEDSEEEEEEEEEEDEPQPSSTPVEEKKKITDPDSEDVSEVDVRHIIENAKQDVDDEYSGAAFARGLQSYYSVAHAVTEKVEKQSSLLINGQLKQYQIKGLEWLVSLYNNNLNGILADEMGLGKTIQTIALITYLMEHKRLNGPYLIIVPLSTLSNWVYEFDKWAPTVVKVSYKGSPAARRAFVPQLRSGKFNVLLTTYEYIIKDKQVLAKIRWKYMIVDEGHRMKNHHCKLTQVLNTHYLAPRRVLLTGTPLQNKLPELWALLNFLLPTIFKSCSTFEQWFNAPFAMTGEKVDLNEEETILIIRRLHKVLRPFLLRRLKKEVEAQLPEKVEYVIKCDMSSLQRVLYRHMQAKGVLLTDGSEKDKKGKGGTKTLMNTIMQLRKICNHPYMFQQIEESFSEHLGFSGGIVQGPDLYRASGKFEVLDRILPKLRATNHKVLLFCQMTSLMTIMEDYFAYRSFKYLRLDGTTKAEDRGMLLKTFNDPESEYFIFLLSTRAGGLGLNLQSADTVVIFDSDWNPHQDLQAQDRAHRIGQQNEVRVLRLCTVNSVEEKILAAAKYKLNVDQKVIQAGMFDQKSSSHERRAFLQAILEHEEQDEVWGQEVCLRMNEEDEVPDDETVNQMIARSEEEFDQFMRMDLDRRREEARNPRRKPRLMEEDELPTWIMKDDAEVERLTCEEEEEKMFGRGSRQRKEVDYSDSLTEKQWLKSVFPAQAIEEGTLEEVEEEVRHKKTTRKRKRDRDLDLPGPSSSSGGRGRGDKDEDGKRQRKRGRPPAEKLSPNPPALTKKMKKIVDAVIKYKDSTSGRQLSEVFIQLPSRKELPEYYELIRKPVDFRKIKERIRGHRYRSLGDLERDVMLLFQNAQTFNLEGSLIYEDSIVLQSVFTSLRQKIEKEEESEGEESEEEEEELEEGSESETRSVKVKIRLGRKDKGGDRGKGRSRRTGRTRAKPVVSDDDSEDEQEEERSPSATDEES, encoded by the exons ATGTCAACACCTGATCCCCCAATGGGAGGCACCCCTCGCCCAGGTCCTTCCCCTGGCCCGGGTCCCTCCCCTGGGGCCATGCTGGGCCCCAGCCCGGGGCCCTCCCCTGGCTCCTCTCACAGTATGATGGGCCCCAGCCCTGGCCCTCCCTCCTCTGGGCACTCCCAGCCAGGGCCCTCTGGATACGGCCAGGACAGCATGCACCCTCTGCACAAA CCCTTGGAGAGCATGCATGAGAAGGGCATGAGCGAGGAGAGCCGCTTCAGTCAGATGAAGGGACTGCCTATGAGACAGGGCGGGCACAGTGGAATGGGCCCCCCACCCAGTCCTCTAGACCAGCACTCGCAAG gtTACCATTCTCCCTTAGGGGGCTCTGACCACTCCAGCCCTGTCCCTTCAAATGGTCCTCCGTCTGGGCCTCTCATgccatcatcctcttcttcctcctcctctggtggtCCCGGTTCTGCCTCTGCATCTTTAGATGGCCCCAGTGGAGATCAACACACTCTAGGTTCCAATAACCGGTCTGGCCCTCCAGTTAGCTCCGGCCCAGGCCCCAGCCCTGGACCCAGTCTTGGCTCCAGTGTCCCCACCCTCGCATCTGGTCTTGAATCTGGAGGTCCGACAGGCCCTACTCCCTTCAATCAGAACCAGCTACATCAACTCAGAGCCCAGATCATGGCTTATAAGATGCTGGCCCGGGGGCAACCCCTGCCGGACCACCTACAGATGGCTGTCCAGGGGAAGAGGCCAATGCCtgggatgcagcagcagcagcccatGCCCAGCCTGGCTCCTGTAGCTGGAGGTGGACCAGGGGGTGGACCAGTAGGACCAGGGCCTGGACCACTGGGCTCAGGCTACAGTCGAGCTCATG TAGGAATGATGGGTCCCAACATGCCTCCTCCAGGGCCATCTGGTACTCCAGCTGGGATGCAGGGACAAAACCCAAATGGACCTCCCAAGTCCTGGCCTGAAG GCCCCATGGTGAATGCAGCAGCCCCCTCCAATGCACCCCAAAAGCTCATTCCCCCTCAGCCCACCGGCAGGCCCTCTCCTGCCCCCCCTTCAGTGCCCCCCGCTGCCTCCCCAGTAATGCCTCCACAGACCCAGTCCCCCGGACAGCCGGCACAGCCTACTCCCATGATGCCTTACCACGCCAAGCAGAACCGCATTACCCCCATCCAGAAACCCTGCGGCCTCGATCCTGTGGAGATACTGCAGGAGAGGGAGTACAG GTTACAGGCTCGTATCACTCATCGTATCGCTGAACTGGAGAACCTGCCGGGCTCTCTGGCCGGTGATCTTCGTACCAAAGCTACAATAGAGCTCAAAGCCCTCCGCCTGCTTAACTTCCAGAGACAG CTGCGtcaggaggtggtggtgtgTATGCGCCGTGACACAGCTCTAGAGACGGCCCTTGATGCCAAGGCCTACAAGCGAAGCAAGCGTCAGTCTCTGCGAGAGGCCCGCATCACAGAGAAActggagaaacagcagaagattGAGCAAGAGCGCAAACGCAGGCAGAAACATCAG GAGTACCTCAACAGCATCCTGCAGCACGCCAAAGACTTCAAAGAGTACCACCGCTCCATCACAGGCAAAATGCAGAAACTGACCAAAGCCGTGGCGACTTACCACGCTAACACTGAACGGgagcagaagaaagagaatgagCGTATcgagaaagagaggatgaggaggcttATG gctgaggatgaggagggctATCGTAAACTGATTGACCAGAAGAAGGATAAGCGTCTGGCTTACCTGCTGCAGCAAACTGACGAGTATGTCGCCAACCTCACTGAGCTGGTCAGAGCTCACAAAGCGGCACAGGCTctcaaggagaagaagaagaagaagaagaaaaagaagaag TTGGAGATTGCTGAGGGTCAGACTCCGTCCATGGGCCCTGATGGAGAG CCTCTGGATGAGACGAGTCAGATGAGTGACCTGCCTGTGAAGGTCATCCATGTAGACAGTGGGAACATCCTGACAGGAGTGGATGCTCCTAAAGCTGGACAGCTGGAGACCTGGCTGGAGATGAACCCTGG TTATGAGGTGGCTCCCCGCTCAGACAGTGaagacagcgaggaggaggaagaggaggag gaggaagaagacgagCCTCAACCATCTTCTACTCCggtggaagaaaagaagaagattaCAGACCCTGACAGCGAAGACGTGTCAGAGGTGGACGTCCGACACATCATCGA aaATGCTAAACAGGATGTGGATGATGAATATAGTGGTGCAGCATTCGCCCGAGGGCTGCAGTCTTATTATTCTGTGGCTCACGCTGTCacagagaaggtggagaaacaGTCCAGTTTGTTAATAAATGGACAACTCAAACAGTATCAG ATTAAAGGTCTGGAGTGGCTGGTTTCCCTCTACAACAATAACCTGAATGGGATCCTGGCGGACGAGATGGGTCTGGGAAAAACCATCCAGACTATCGCCCTCATCACGTACCTCATGGAGCACAAACGGCTCAATGGACCCTACCTCATTATTGTACCCCTCTC AACTCTCTCTAACTGGGTGTATGAGTTTGACAAGTGGGCACCGACAGTCGTCAAAGTGTCCTACAAG gGGTCTCCTGCTGCCAGAAGAGCCTTCGTCCCTCAGCTGCGCAGTGGAAAGTTTAACGTTTTACTCACCACTTACGAGTACATCATCAAGGATAAACAAGTGCTGGCCAAG aTTCGTTGGAAGTACATGATTGTGGACGAAGGCCACCGTATGAAGAATCATCACTGTAAGCTGACCCAGGTCCTGAACACCCACTACCTGGCCCCACGGCGAGTCCTGCTGACAGGAACGCCGCTGCAGAACAAACTACCTGAGCTCTGGGCGCTCCTAAACTTCCTCCTGCCCACCATCTTCAAGAGCTGCAGCACCTTCGAGCAGTGGTTCAACGCTCCTTTTGCCATGActggagagaag GTGGACCTTAACGAAGAGGAGACCATCCTCATCATCCGTCGTCTCCACAAAGTGCTTCGCCCCTTCCTGTTACGCAGATTAAAGAAGGAAGTGGAGGCACAGCTTCCAGAGAAG GTGGAATACGTGATCAAGTGTGACATGTCGTCTCTTCAGAGGGTGCTGTACAGGCACATGCAGGCCAAGGGGGTCCTGCTCACTGATGGatcagagaaagacaagaag GGTAAAGGAGGCACAAAGACGTTGATGAACACCATCATGCAGCTGAGGAAGATCTGCAACCACCCTTATATGTTCCAGCAAATAGAG GAATCATTCTCTGAACATTTAGGATTCTCTGGTGGGATAGTCCAGGG CCCTGACCTGTATCGGGCATCAGGAAAGTTTGAGGTGTTGGATCGAATCCTTCCAAAGCTCAGAGCCACAAACCACAAAGTGCTGCTCTTCTGTCAGATGACTTCACTCATGACAATCATGGAGGACTACTTTGCCTATCGCAGCTTCAAGTATCTGCGTCTGGATG GCACTACGAAGGCTGAGGATAGAGGGATGTTACTGAAGACATTCAATGACCCAGAGTCGGAGTACTTTATCTTCCTCCTGAGCACAAGAGCCGGAGGCCTCGGTCTCAACTTGCAGTCTGCTGACACTGTGGTTATTTTTGACTCTGACTGGAACCCACATCAG GACCTGCAGGCTCAGGACCGAGCCCACCGTATCGGTCAGCAGAATGAGGTGCGTGTATTGCGTCTCTGTACTGTCAACAGTGTGGAAGAGAAAATCTTGGCCGCTGCCAAGTACAAACTAAACGTGGACCAGAAGGTCATCCAGGCCGGCATGTTTGACCAGAAGTCTTCCAGCCACGAGCGCCGAGCCTTCCTGCAGGCCATCCTGGAACACGAGGAGCAAGACGAGGTCTGGGGTCAGGAAGTGTGTCTacgcatgaat gaggaggacgaggtgCCAGATGATGAGACGGTCAACCAGATGATTGCcaggagtgaggaggagttCGACCAGTTCATG cgAATGGATCTAGACCGGCGTCGTGAGGAGGCCCGCAACCCGCGGCGAAAACCTCGTctgatggaggaggatgagctGCCCACCTGGATCATGAAGGACGACGCTGAGGTTGAACGTCTGACctgcgaggaagaggaggagaaaatgtttGGACGAGGCTCTCGGCAGCGAAAGGAGGTGGACTACAGCGATTCACTGACAGAGAAGCAGTGGCTCAAG TCTGTCTTTCCCGCGCAGGCGATAGAGGAGGGCAcactggaggaggtggaggaagaggtaaggcacaaaaaaacaacccgCAAGAGGAAGCGGGACCGCGACCTGGATCTCCCCggtccctcctcttcctcgggGGGACGAGGGCGGGGGGACAAAGATGAAGATGGGAAGcggcagaggaagaggggacGACCGCCCGCTGAGAAACTCTCCCCCAACCCCCCGGCCCTCacgaagaagatgaagaagattGTAGACGCTGTCATCAAGTATAAAGACAG CACCAGCGGGCGTCAGCTGAGCGAGGTGTTCATCCAGCTGCCATCTCGGAAAGAGCTGCCAGAGTACTACGAACTGATCCGCAAGCCTGTGGACTTCAGGAAGATCAAG GAGAGGATTCGAGGCCATCGTTACCGCAGTCTGGGTGACCTGGAGAGAGACGTCATGCTGCTCTTCCAGAACGCTCAGACCTTCAACCTGGAGGGGTCACTG ATATATGAAGACTCCATCGTCCTCCAGTCAGTGTTTACCAGTTTGAGGCAAAAGAtcgagaaggaggaggaaagtgaaggagaggagagtgaggaagaggaggaggagctggaggaaggatcagagtctgaaa CTCGctcagtgaaagtgaaaatccGACTTGGAAGGAAGGATAAAGGTGGAGATCGAGGGAAGGGACGCAGCAGACGAACAGGACGCACCAGAGCAAAGCCTGTGGTCAGTGATGATGACTCTGAGGACGAGCAGGAAGAG GAGCGCTCCCCCAGTGCCACTGATGAGGAGTCCTGA